The following proteins are encoded in a genomic region of Deltaproteobacteria bacterium:
- the speB gene encoding agmatinase, producing the protein MNFGGVDPAFPTYEEATFVVVPIPYDLTSTYQSGSRRGPHAILDASSHMELYDEELCKETYLAGIYTLPFLDSDARGPGEMANVIHNAIAEVLSFDKIPVILGGEHSVSFGVVQAMKEKYPDISVLQLDAHADLRDYYQCSPYSHASVGRRISELCPLVQAGIRSMSAEEAVFMNEGKVKTFSADYILEEHNWWQTICEKLSGDVYITIDLDVLDPSIMPATGTPEPGGIYWKDLLRLVRQVSKRCRVRGFDVVELSPIPGMVAPDFLSAKLVYRIMGYLTEAKSAGKV; encoded by the coding sequence ATGAATTTCGGGGGAGTTGATCCTGCATTTCCAACGTATGAAGAGGCGACATTCGTCGTTGTGCCCATTCCTTATGACCTGACGTCAACGTATCAGTCCGGGTCAAGGAGGGGGCCGCACGCCATACTTGATGCCTCCAGTCATATGGAGCTTTACGATGAAGAGCTCTGCAAAGAGACGTATCTTGCCGGCATCTATACGCTGCCTTTCCTCGATTCTGATGCGCGGGGGCCGGGTGAGATGGCGAATGTTATACATAATGCAATCGCTGAAGTCCTTTCGTTCGATAAAATTCCGGTTATTCTCGGCGGGGAGCATAGTGTATCATTTGGTGTCGTTCAGGCGATGAAAGAGAAATATCCTGATATATCGGTGCTTCAACTTGATGCCCATGCAGATCTGAGGGATTATTATCAATGCAGTCCTTATAGCCATGCATCAGTCGGCCGTCGCATATCTGAGTTATGTCCTCTCGTTCAGGCGGGTATCAGGAGCATGAGTGCGGAAGAAGCCGTTTTTATGAATGAAGGCAAGGTAAAGACATTTTCAGCGGATTATATCCTTGAAGAACATAATTGGTGGCAAACAATTTGCGAAAAACTAAGCGGTGATGTCTATATCACGATTGACCTTGATGTTCTTGATCCTTCTATTATGCCTGCAACCGGTACCCCTGAGCCGGGCGGCATTTACTGGAAGGATCTTCTCCGTCTTGTAAGGCAGGTGTCAAAGCGATGCAGGGTACGGGGCTTTGATGTTGTTGAGCTTTCACCCATTCCTGGAATGGTTGCCCCTGACTTCCTTTCTGCGAAGTTAGTTTATCGAATAATGGGTTATTTAACCGAAGCAAAGTCGGCGGGGAAAGTGTAG
- a CDS encoding DUF554 domain-containing protein has translation MTGTLANTGAILAGSLIGMSAGKFLPERLKTIVMQALGLSVLLIGLKMALSGNEPIVTIGCVLLGAITGELIKIEQGIGYVGEWLKVHARSNSSTFVKGFVSASILYLTGAMMIVGSIQDGTVGDPNTLYIKSLLDGVASVALSSTLGVGVAFSALSVLLVQGSITILASKLLFMQNPALLDAVTASGGILIIGIGTNLLELTKIRIGNFLPALLYAILWAVF, from the coding sequence TTGACCGGAACACTTGCTAATACAGGGGCCATTCTCGCAGGAAGTCTCATTGGAATGTCTGCCGGGAAATTCCTTCCCGAAAGGCTCAAGACGATAGTCATGCAGGCTCTGGGCCTTTCCGTATTACTCATAGGCCTCAAAATGGCACTTTCCGGTAATGAGCCAATCGTCACGATCGGATGTGTATTGCTTGGCGCGATTACCGGGGAATTAATAAAAATCGAACAGGGCATTGGATACGTAGGAGAATGGCTCAAGGTGCATGCCCGATCCAACTCATCAACATTTGTGAAGGGCTTTGTATCGGCCTCAATTCTTTATCTCACCGGCGCCATGATGATCGTCGGCTCTATCCAGGATGGTACGGTCGGAGATCCAAATACCCTCTATATCAAATCCTTGCTTGACGGGGTAGCTTCTGTCGCCCTTTCTTCCACTCTCGGTGTCGGCGTGGCATTTTCGGCATTATCCGTGCTTCTTGTCCAAGGCTCCATCACCATCCTGGCTTCAAAACTTCTCTTTATGCAAAATCCCGCCCTCCTTGATGCAGTTACTGCTTCTGGGGGCATACTCATCATCGGCATCGGGACCAACCTGCTGGAACTCACAAAAATCAGGATTGGAAATTTTCTTCCCGCACTCCTCTATGCTATTTTATGGGCGGTATTTTAG
- a CDS encoding enoyl-CoA hydratase-related protein, translating into MEFKEILFQIDKGIATMTLNRPDIRNAITHREIIEEIKSVCTQVNEDLDVKALIVTAVDPAYSSGGNVKDMKDRKGMFQGTPAQIMEKYRSNLQDVLLSVYNVEIPTIAAVNGSAVGAGCGLALMCDIRVASRKATFGETFLNVGLVTGDGSAFTLPRTVGMAKACELIFTGATIDADTALSVGLINYVVEHEQLSAKANEIAANIASKPPQALRMTKRLIRTGQHSTLVQIMEEAAAFQSLCHYTEDHMEALSAMFEKRQPKYTGR; encoded by the coding sequence ATGGAGTTTAAAGAAATCCTGTTTCAGATTGATAAAGGTATCGCCACAATGACCCTTAACCGGCCGGATATTCGCAATGCCATTACTCATCGAGAGATTATTGAAGAGATCAAATCTGTATGCACGCAGGTCAATGAGGACCTGGATGTTAAGGCGCTCATTGTCACCGCTGTCGACCCTGCCTATTCTTCCGGCGGGAACGTAAAAGACATGAAGGATAGAAAAGGAATGTTCCAGGGAACCCCCGCCCAGATTATGGAAAAATACCGAAGTAATCTTCAGGACGTTCTCCTTTCGGTTTATAATGTAGAGATCCCTACCATTGCCGCCGTCAATGGCTCCGCCGTCGGCGCAGGATGCGGTCTTGCCCTCATGTGTGACATAAGGGTCGCTTCCCGGAAGGCTACGTTTGGCGAAACCTTTCTCAATGTGGGACTCGTCACCGGCGACGGCAGCGCTTTTACCCTGCCCCGGACGGTAGGTATGGCTAAAGCGTGTGAACTTATTTTCACGGGTGCTACCATTGATGCGGATACCGCCCTGAGTGTAGGGCTTATAAATTACGTTGTTGAGCATGAACAACTATCGGCAAAAGCCAACGAGATAGCCGCAAACATCGCATCCAAACCTCCCCAGGCCCTGCGAATGACGAAACGGCTCATACGCACAGGTCAACATTCAACGCTTGTTCAAATCATGGAGGAAGCGGCTGCGTTTCAGTCTCTATGCCACTACACCGAGGATCATATGGAGGCGCTGTCGGCGATGTTTGAAAAGCGGCAACCAAAATATACGGGCAGGTAG
- a CDS encoding ATP-binding protein: protein MLLDYLHNSYGYVIPPILGFFILIFLALISLLRGRKNPTNILFAIICLIGALINADVVLVAAIPDKTLALTVDRVLHFFFVFTLPVYIQFIHSFLGILGRKWLVFAALLISLIFACFVPSDLFISGVQYHDFGAIAKAGPAYYAFSLVAGLMVFYSLFSLFAGMKKAHDNQQKNRIKYIFGGVGLAALLIASNILTICGLNLYPMGNLSFAPAIFLAYGVLKYDLLDMGALIRKGTIYFILTGILTAFYISIIYLFNTLFITSGFDEYLLLPLVLAVLIVLLFNPLRAKVQTLIDTLFFRGKYNYQKLLREISGAMASLLKFNQIKDLLLKSISNALQVTHVDLIVYDDNTGYFRLSANDRDCLTGADKNVFNQRHPIVAFLEKTGRPLNKYIVEIKTTYPDEKDQIFSIFDGVRASLIIPMISKTKLIGMIALGQKKSGELFVHEDLELLTTVANQSVTALENAKSYEEIEKLNRDLEKKVEERTADLRQALEEKERTQQQLIQSESLAAIGQLVAGTAHELNNPLASASSLIQTSMESVGEWQVGDGNRDEVLDDLIFSLKELKRAGDIVKSLLDLSRQTQVYVEPVDINVAIDDALRVLHNQYKHLQIEVEKRYDDDLPLMEGNFANLGQVFINVIKNAVESLHEGQGKITLVTRHREDTGSIFIECRDTGKGIPDNQMQNIFKPFFTTKPVGKGTGLGLYISHEIVKRHGGSIHVESEEGKGSVFSIELPCKQGKK, encoded by the coding sequence ATGTTGCTTGACTACCTGCATAATTCATATGGCTATGTAATTCCGCCCATTCTCGGTTTTTTTATCCTCATCTTTCTCGCCTTGATTTCTCTTCTCAGAGGCAGGAAAAACCCCACAAACATTTTATTTGCGATAATCTGTCTTATCGGTGCATTAATTAACGCCGATGTTGTCCTGGTAGCTGCAATTCCGGATAAAACCCTGGCTCTTACCGTTGACAGGGTACTCCATTTTTTCTTTGTCTTCACGTTGCCTGTTTATATCCAGTTTATTCATTCATTCCTCGGAATTTTGGGTCGAAAATGGCTTGTGTTTGCAGCCCTTCTGATTAGCCTAATTTTTGCCTGCTTTGTCCCTTCAGATCTTTTTATCAGTGGTGTTCAATACCATGATTTTGGGGCCATCGCCAAAGCAGGCCCGGCCTACTATGCCTTTTCATTGGTTGCCGGTTTAATGGTATTTTATAGTCTCTTTTCGTTGTTTGCGGGTATGAAGAAGGCTCACGATAATCAGCAGAAAAACAGGATAAAGTATATCTTCGGCGGCGTAGGTCTTGCCGCATTGCTCATTGCATCGAATATACTCACAATATGCGGTCTTAACCTATATCCCATGGGAAATCTCAGCTTTGCTCCGGCAATCTTTCTGGCTTATGGAGTCCTGAAATATGATCTCCTCGATATGGGCGCCCTGATCAGAAAGGGGACAATATACTTTATTCTGACAGGTATTCTTACCGCTTTCTACATATCGATCATTTACCTCTTTAATACCCTTTTTATAACGTCCGGCTTTGACGAATACCTGCTCTTGCCGCTGGTTTTGGCAGTGCTGATAGTCCTTTTGTTCAATCCGCTCCGGGCGAAGGTACAGACTTTGATTGATACTCTTTTTTTCAGGGGCAAGTATAATTATCAAAAGCTTCTGAGAGAGATAAGCGGAGCGATGGCCTCTCTTTTAAAGTTTAATCAGATAAAGGATCTTCTGCTTAAGTCGATTTCAAATGCCTTGCAGGTTACTCATGTTGATCTGATCGTTTATGATGATAATACGGGATATTTTCGGCTTAGCGCAAACGACAGGGATTGTTTAACTGGGGCAGATAAAAATGTATTTAACCAGAGACATCCTATCGTTGCGTTTCTTGAAAAAACAGGAAGACCATTGAACAAATACATTGTTGAAATAAAGACTACTTACCCGGATGAAAAAGATCAGATATTTTCCATATTCGATGGAGTACGTGCATCGCTGATAATACCTATGATTTCTAAAACTAAGTTAATTGGCATGATCGCGCTCGGGCAGAAGAAATCAGGGGAATTGTTCGTTCATGAGGATCTGGAACTATTAACAACCGTTGCAAATCAGAGTGTTACCGCTCTGGAAAATGCTAAATCCTACGAGGAGATCGAAAAGCTGAACCGCGATCTGGAGAAGAAGGTGGAAGAGAGGACGGCAGATCTGCGTCAGGCTCTGGAAGAGAAGGAGAGGACACAGCAGCAGCTTATTCAATCGGAAAGCCTTGCCGCGATCGGTCAGCTGGTTGCCGGTACGGCACATGAGCTGAATAATCCCCTGGCAAGTGCATCAAGTCTCATTCAGACAAGTATGGAATCTGTCGGTGAATGGCAGGTTGGAGATGGGAACAGGGATGAGGTTCTTGACGATTTGATATTTTCATTAAAAGAATTGAAGAGGGCGGGCGATATAGTGAAAAGCTTGCTTGATCTTTCCCGTCAGACCCAGGTGTATGTTGAGCCCGTTGATATTAACGTCGCCATTGATGATGCTTTGAGGGTTTTGCACAACCAGTATAAACATCTTCAGATTGAGGTTGAGAAAAGGTACGATGACGATTTGCCGCTCATGGAGGGCAATTTTGCCAATCTGGGTCAGGTGTTTATCAATGTGATTAAAAATGCCGTTGAGTCACTCCATGAAGGGCAGGGAAAGATTACCCTGGTAACGAGGCATAGGGAAGACACGGGCAGTATTTTCATAGAATGCAGGGACACAGGGAAGGGGATTCCCGATAACCAGATGCAAAACATATTCAAGCCCTTTTTTACAACCAAGCCGGTTGGTAAAGGAACGGGATTGGGTCTTTATATATCCCACGAGATTGTCAAAAGACACGGCGGAAGTATTCATGTGGAAAGCGAAGAGGGTAAAGGTTCTGTCTTTTCGATAGAGCTTCCGTGTAAACAGGGAAAGAAGTGA
- a CDS encoding UDP-2,3-diacylglucosamine diphosphatase: MKAVFLSDAHLKNEDDDSYRYMVRFLDFPKDHVDDLFILGDFFDFWFCRESHIYPEFKAVIEKLADLKQRGIRIHICEGNHDFFLGDYFTKTHGMSVITEWTNITLDGQNILISHGDTVDRTNTRYLFLRKLLRSRLFYKLQGWIPPFILWEIARLSSTVSKELSPDSGDYLAKIMESFSMEKFQDGYDAVILGHCHKPLLKEYVIDGRRKTFATLGDWRKHHSYIYYEDGRFTLSYYDH; encoded by the coding sequence ATGAAGGCGGTGTTCCTTTCCGATGCCCATTTGAAAAATGAGGATGATGATAGCTATCGTTATATGGTGCGATTTTTAGATTTTCCCAAGGATCATGTTGATGATTTATTCATCCTGGGGGATTTTTTTGATTTCTGGTTCTGCCGTGAAAGTCATATCTATCCGGAGTTTAAGGCTGTGATTGAAAAGCTTGCGGATCTTAAGCAGAGGGGAATTCGTATCCACATCTGTGAGGGGAACCATGATTTTTTTCTTGGAGATTATTTTACGAAAACTCACGGTATGTCGGTTATTACCGAATGGACTAATATCACTCTTGATGGTCAGAACATCCTCATCTCCCACGGGGATACTGTAGACAGGACAAACACGAGATACCTTTTTTTAAGAAAGCTCTTAAGGAGCAGACTATTTTACAAGCTCCAAGGGTGGATTCCCCCATTTATTCTCTGGGAAATTGCCCGGCTAAGTTCCACTGTGAGCAAGGAGCTATCGCCTGATTCCGGAGATTATTTAGCGAAAATAATGGAGTCGTTTTCCATGGAAAAGTTCCAGGACGGTTACGATGCCGTCATTCTCGGGCACTGCCATAAACCATTGTTGAAGGAATATGTAATTGACGGGCGGAGAAAAACTTTTGCGACGCTTGGCGACTGGAGAAAGCACCATTCTTATATTTATTATGAAGACGGCCGCTTTACATTATCCTATTACGACCATTGA